Sequence from the Gloeocapsopsis dulcis genome:
CTGTAGAATCTTTGATAACATCTTGACTGGTGTGTCTCGGAATACTATGACTGGTTCCTTGACCGACTTGGCTTTCAGAACTGCTCGTCGTGTTTTCCTGGGAAACTTGATAAACATAGGAATCTGGAGGGTGACTATCAGAGGATATCTCCTTACACTTATAGATATTATTTAAGCTAGGAGATGGTAAAAAGCTTTTTGTATTAAGATTAGACGGTTGTATCATCATTTGTAGAAGTCGGCAAAGCAAAATAATTATCGATTAGGGCAGCAGAGCGAATTGGGCGACCAAAATGATACTGAGCATATTGTCGTAAAATTTGCTCAATGAATATCCAGTTGACATCTGTCGTAGTGTCTGTTGTTAATGCTTGGAGTTGCTTTAACTCAGCTTGGGACAACTGTTGTAATGTAGCCAGTTCTTGAGAATCAATCCGGCTAATCAACATAGGTGCCTCTTGCCGATGCACAATCGTCTGATAGCTTTGCCCATGCTCTGCTACCCTCCTTGGTTGAAGAGTAGTTCTGTTTTGATGATTTCCATCAGAATTAGCGCGATCAGGTGCTGCTATCGTGCTTACCGGAGCAAATTTAGGCGATATGTTGCGTCCCTCCCTTTGCACCTGTTCCAGTGCAGTTAAGCTAACAATCCCACCTGCAGCAGCACTAAATCCTACTTGCCACTGCGAATTACTGAAATCGGGTGTTAAGGAAATTCCACTCAAACAACAACTTTGCACTTGAGGCGCAATTCCTGCAAGTGCAAGCAAGTGAAAAACAGCATGGCTGAGATGGGCAATCGCCAGACGAGGCTGATTTTTAGGTAATTTTTCTAATCTACTCAAATGTTCGCTGAGTAAGCAAAATAGCTCTTCTTGGGGTTGTTCGCTCAATGCTTGATATAAAGTAATTTCTGCCAAGTATTGACTAGCAGCTAATTTACCAAGATCTTGATTTAAACCTGGATAGGATTCTTGAGTTTCAGCTTGTGTAATTTTATCAAGCGATCGCCCTTTAGCAATTAACAATTCATTAACGACAAACAAGCCACTTCTGCCGCTTAAGCTGGAATTGTGTTTTCGCGAACCAGGAGCTACTGCTCTAACTAAACCAAACTCGCGCGTTAGGATTGTCAGCAATCGATCTGATTCGCCTAATGCCATGCTTTTTAGATTTATCCCAGTGGCTTTGTAAGTTCGGCTCATAAATTAAGTACTAAGGGCTAGAGATAGAAAATCAATTGCAAATAACGGTAAGGCGACAATCCTCATTATTGACTGATGATTTTCTGATCTATATCCAGGTTATCGCGTTGGCGAATCAATTCTGGACCTCGCGAGGTTCCTAAACGTGTCGCCCCAGCTAAAATTAACTCAAATGCTTGTTCAAGTGTACGAATTCCGCCAGAAGCTTTAATCCCGACACGATCTTTGGCAACTTCCTTCAAAAGTTGCACATCGGCAACTGTTGCACCTCCATGCCAACCAGTACTCGTTTTGAGAAATGCTGCCCCAGCATCCATACATATTTCTGCGGCAAGGCGTTTTTCTGCATCTGTCAGCAGGGCAGTTTCTAAAATAACTTTTATGGTTTTTCCCACTTCACAAATCTCCGCAATTTCTCGATGCAATTGCTCGGTTTTACCAGCTTTGAGCCAACCTAGGTTGATGACAACATCTAATTCTGTTGCACCATTATCTACAGCTTCTTG
This genomic interval carries:
- the deoC gene encoding deoxyribose-phosphate aldolase — encoded protein: MAADYPDIDLAPLIDHALLHPTATSEQVQQWCEQADRFQFAAVCVYPTHVRQAAELLHGKNPRVCTVIGFPTGATTSTVKLYEAQEAVDNGATELDVVINLGWLKAGKTEQLHREIAEICEVGKTIKVILETALLTDAEKRLAAEICMDAGAAFLKTSTGWHGGATVADVQLLKEVAKDRVGIKASGGIRTLEQAFELILAGATRLGTSRGPELIRQRDNLDIDQKIISQ
- the recO gene encoding DNA repair protein RecO gives rise to the protein MSRTYKATGINLKSMALGESDRLLTILTREFGLVRAVAPGSRKHNSSLSGRSGLFVVNELLIAKGRSLDKITQAETQESYPGLNQDLGKLAASQYLAEITLYQALSEQPQEELFCLLSEHLSRLEKLPKNQPRLAIAHLSHAVFHLLALAGIAPQVQSCCLSGISLTPDFSNSQWQVGFSAAAGGIVSLTALEQVQREGRNISPKFAPVSTIAAPDRANSDGNHQNRTTLQPRRVAEHGQSYQTIVHRQEAPMLISRIDSQELATLQQLSQAELKQLQALTTDTTTDVNWIFIEQILRQYAQYHFGRPIRSAALIDNYFALPTSTNDDTTV